In the genome of Massilibacillus massiliensis, one region contains:
- a CDS encoding GIY-YIG nuclease family protein, producing the protein MADNGYIYVLINASMEGLIKVGKTTREPKERAEELSRATGVPTPFIVAYEMYVNDCTSAENFVHTWLETKEYRVSDNREFFNAPMTEAINGIMEYKKNEKSNMCIPDDDFLNPLIVEEKAPWEDVLEIADKYYYGLGDTLQDYYQAYNLYKKAAKLGSGEAYLKIGGMHRYGNGCNKDIKLALDYLNQAINYGCHIAYGEMMSIYFFNEQFENAYKCWDKYIDYIQNDPSSALICQDYITLSYKNNLPIKHINSMLTIQDEIIQEQTEFISNIKDNINLRFEMSNVLKYMEYIFSFESDEEIMLGQDYIRKSVRESNAEYMKEKNASELSKLILGAVAIIALYIFLK; encoded by the coding sequence TCGGTAAGACAACTAGAGAGCCTAAAGAACGTGCAGAGGAATTATCAAGGGCTACGGGTGTCCCTACACCGTTCATTGTAGCTTATGAAATGTATGTCAATGATTGTACTAGTGCTGAAAATTTTGTGCATACTTGGCTTGAAACAAAAGAATATAGAGTGAGTGATAATAGGGAATTCTTTAATGCACCAATGACTGAAGCTATTAATGGTATCATGGAGTATAAGAAAAATGAAAAGAGTAATATGTGTATTCCTGATGATGATTTTTTAAATCCATTGATTGTTGAAGAGAAAGCGCCTTGGGAAGATGTTTTAGAAATTGCAGACAAATACTATTATGGATTAGGTGATACTCTACAAGATTATTATCAAGCATATAATTTATATAAAAAGGCAGCTAAACTAGGATCTGGAGAGGCATATTTAAAAATAGGTGGGATGCATAGGTATGGGAATGGATGCAATAAAGATATAAAGTTAGCCCTAGATTATTTAAATCAAGCTATAAATTATGGATGCCATATCGCATATGGTGAAATGATGAGTATTTATTTTTTTAATGAACAATTTGAGAATGCCTATAAGTGTTGGGATAAATATATAGATTATATTCAAAATGATCCTAGTTCAGCTTTAATATGTCAAGATTACATCACGCTTTCTTATAAAAATAATCTCCCTATAAAGCATATAAACAGTATGTTAACTATCCAAGATGAAATAATTCAAGAGCAAACGGAGTTTATAAGCAATATAAAAGACAATATTAATCTTAGATTTGAAATGTCAAATGTACTAAAGTATATGGAATATATTTTTTCTTTTGAATCCGATGAGGAAATTATGTTAGGACAAGATTATATAAGAAAAAGTGTACGTGAATCTAATGCAGAATACATGAAAGAAAAGAATGCCTCGGAACTTTCAAAACTCATTTTGGGGGCAGTTGCGATAATAGCTCTTTATATTTTTTTAAAATAG